The Neobacillus sp. OS1-2 genome includes a window with the following:
- a CDS encoding MerR family transcriptional regulator, which translates to MRIGKFAESNELSIDTIRHYMDLGIIIPEKTGGHYFFDEQCQNELEHILELKGMGFSLNEIKTIFFYKNFGKLLDYEEDSYYRTLFLDKFKKLEEEIKNLLLIKARLKLKLEHLSTKSIASTHMMGVDLRVLDFLKCLKCGETLILQDGIINRNQIMDGKLHCDCGTDYLIEAGIVKVGEQESSYMEQSFESQIQEYIQETDPVYLENLQKGLYWSKRKLDQVDLHQKVLLELGSGFGFFLRNIFKDLPEDCLYIAVDHSMEKQRFLKGLLEKTGIKRRILFICSDFLEIPIKDQSVDLIIDYTGTSNYSFHHETFLLHKVDSLVQSNGYLLGSYFAFKNFSPKSKIAAKFRDNFTVEKIKENIDMLKYKPFEERTSEYVDKGGRYEDFFVTGEEIFSYAFFGKR; encoded by the coding sequence ATGAGAATAGGAAAGTTTGCAGAATCCAATGAATTGAGTATTGATACGATTCGACATTATATGGATCTGGGAATTATTATTCCGGAAAAAACGGGTGGGCATTATTTTTTTGATGAGCAATGCCAAAATGAGTTAGAACATATTTTAGAATTAAAAGGGATGGGCTTTAGTTTAAATGAGATTAAAACGATCTTTTTTTATAAAAACTTCGGGAAATTATTAGATTATGAAGAGGATTCCTACTATCGAACACTTTTTTTAGATAAATTTAAGAAACTGGAAGAGGAAATAAAGAATTTACTCTTAATAAAAGCTCGGTTAAAGTTGAAGCTTGAGCATTTATCAACCAAATCCATAGCTTCAACACATATGATGGGGGTAGATTTAAGGGTTCTTGATTTCCTAAAATGCCTGAAATGCGGTGAAACGCTGATCCTTCAAGACGGAATTATTAACAGGAATCAAATTATGGACGGTAAACTTCACTGTGATTGCGGCACAGATTATTTGATTGAAGCGGGTATTGTTAAAGTGGGGGAACAAGAAAGCTCATATATGGAGCAGTCTTTTGAAAGCCAAATTCAAGAATATATTCAGGAAACGGATCCAGTATATTTGGAAAATTTGCAGAAGGGTCTGTACTGGTCAAAAAGGAAGCTTGATCAAGTTGATTTACATCAAAAAGTTTTACTCGAATTAGGGTCAGGATTCGGATTTTTCTTGCGGAATATTTTTAAGGATTTGCCAGAGGATTGCCTCTATATTGCCGTTGACCATAGCATGGAAAAGCAGCGTTTTTTGAAGGGGTTACTTGAAAAAACGGGTATCAAAAGAAGAATTCTCTTTATTTGCTCAGATTTCCTCGAAATCCCGATAAAGGATCAATCCGTGGATTTGATCATTGATTATACAGGAACAAGCAATTATAGCTTTCATCATGAGACGTTTTTGCTTCATAAAGTGGATTCATTGGTTCAGTCTAACGGATATTTATTGGGGTCTTATTTTGCCTTCAAAAACTTTAGCCCAAAAAGTAAAATTGCTGCCAAATTCAGAGATAATTTTACCGTTGAGAAAATCAAGGAAAATATTGACATGTTAAAGTATAAACCTTTTGAGGAGAGGACTTCGGAATATGTGGATAAGGGCGGGAGGTATGAAGATTTCTTTGTAACAGGAGAAGAGATCTTTTCATATGCGTTTTTTGGAAAAAGGTAG
- a CDS encoding MFS transporter, protein MDTFHLSTPIVKNRKEAKNILLYAAGKTISIFGTAIYSFAVGLYVLKLTGSALSFAVTLILGIVPMIIINPLAGVIADKFNKRILVVSMDMVSGFLLVLVYFLSNLYGLSLILIYATTFLLTVCTTFFGVGVEAGKPNMVSEKMLMNINSVGKVIDSVSSISGPMLGGFVFAVLDIETFILINGISFILSGLSMLFIDFKLFSHQLNVDHSDRKIHLIQDVKDGFQYLFSKKSLMSIFILLITINFFLGFAVTIPLPYFINNILQLGSKEFGIIEGAFPLGMILGAVMVKSITEKISYSQLVKYLRFSLAIFMILSGLPVIPNTLQINPVLFTVFYCVVMFCFGVIIAFIDIPLAYFMQKEIPDEYRGRVLSISISIGKTMLPVAMIASGTLLNYIPAYIMPIAGGILFLLINLRSSNKIKIEINVEKATS, encoded by the coding sequence ATGGATACTTTCCATTTGAGCACGCCGATAGTTAAGAACAGAAAAGAAGCGAAAAACATTTTACTATATGCTGCTGGAAAAACCATTTCCATATTTGGTACAGCTATTTATAGTTTTGCGGTAGGATTATATGTGTTAAAACTGACGGGATCTGCATTAAGCTTTGCTGTAACACTCATTTTGGGAATAGTCCCAATGATTATTATTAATCCATTAGCTGGAGTAATTGCGGATAAATTCAATAAAAGGATTCTAGTGGTATCGATGGATATGGTAAGTGGATTCTTGTTAGTTCTAGTTTATTTTTTAAGTAATCTGTATGGATTAAGTTTAATTTTGATTTATGCCACCACCTTCCTTTTAACAGTATGTACCACCTTCTTTGGGGTCGGAGTGGAAGCCGGTAAGCCAAACATGGTCTCAGAAAAAATGCTGATGAATATCAATTCTGTTGGAAAGGTTATTGATTCCGTTTCATCAATATCAGGTCCGATGTTAGGGGGATTTGTGTTTGCGGTCCTTGATATCGAAACCTTCATTCTCATTAATGGGATTTCGTTTATTCTTTCCGGTTTATCCATGCTCTTTATTGACTTCAAACTTTTCAGTCATCAATTGAATGTGGATCATTCAGATAGAAAAATTCATTTGATACAGGATGTAAAGGACGGCTTTCAGTATTTGTTTAGTAAAAAGAGTCTGATGAGTATATTTATTTTGTTAATAACAATAAATTTCTTTCTTGGCTTCGCTGTGACAATTCCTTTACCCTATTTCATTAATAACATTTTGCAGCTTGGTTCAAAGGAATTCGGTATTATCGAAGGAGCATTCCCTTTGGGGATGATTTTGGGTGCTGTAATGGTAAAAAGTATTACTGAAAAAATTTCTTACTCCCAATTGGTAAAGTATTTACGTTTTTCCTTAGCGATTTTTATGATCCTTTCAGGACTACCAGTCATTCCCAATACCCTACAAATTAATCCTGTACTATTCACGGTTTTTTATTGTGTGGTCATGTTCTGTTTTGGCGTTATCATAGCATTTATTGATATACCCCTAGCCTATTTTATGCAAAAGGAAATACCAGATGAATATAGAGGTAGAGTTCTTAGCATAAGTATTAGCATAGGGAAAACGATGCTCCCTGTAGCGATGATTGCTTCAGGAACGTTATTAAACTACATCCCAGCCTATATTATGCCTATAGCAGGTGGGATCCTGTTCCTTCTAATTAATTTGCGTTCGTCGAATAAGATAAAGATTGAAATCAATGTGGAAAAAGCAACTTCTTAG
- a CDS encoding DUF2268 domain-containing protein, translated as MGIIRTDQWLREEFDRPIELCERLCPYFKGQKAKGIYNQLMDFGMYRPSRSAYSNLNNMVEQKVWDQVGKIFSKYKNKWNGPDVPVFLFPVDNQSGFFFRREEKRKAGVSFPDKMFLFLSNLEDPKELEALLIHEYHHVCRLSMLNKKMEDYTLLDSIVIEGLAEYAVLKYCGKEYLANWCRMYTEKELTNFWDRYLRNQLTLKKNNRGHDELLYGGGRIPKLLGYAAGYNMIRKYYEDHPYSTKLSFTIPAEKYRQ; from the coding sequence ATGGGAATCATTCGAACGGATCAATGGTTAAGGGAAGAGTTTGATCGACCGATCGAACTCTGTGAAAGGCTTTGTCCTTATTTTAAGGGGCAAAAAGCAAAGGGAATTTACAACCAATTAATGGATTTTGGAATGTATCGTCCATCGCGTTCAGCCTACAGCAATCTTAATAACATGGTGGAACAAAAAGTATGGGATCAAGTCGGGAAAATATTTAGTAAATATAAAAATAAATGGAATGGACCAGATGTGCCGGTTTTTCTCTTTCCTGTAGACAATCAATCAGGATTTTTTTTCAGAAGAGAGGAAAAACGTAAAGCCGGAGTCTCCTTCCCTGATAAAATGTTCCTATTTCTTTCTAATCTTGAAGACCCGAAAGAATTGGAGGCACTTCTTATTCATGAATACCACCATGTTTGCCGCTTAAGCATGTTAAATAAAAAAATGGAAGACTATACACTTCTTGATTCCATTGTCATTGAGGGGCTTGCAGAATACGCAGTATTAAAATATTGTGGTAAGGAATATTTAGCAAATTGGTGCCGTATGTATACAGAAAAGGAACTTACAAACTTTTGGGACCGATATTTAAGAAATCAACTTACCCTAAAAAAGAATAATAGAGGACATGATGAACTTTTATATGGGGGAGGGAGAATTCCTAAGTTGCTTGGATATGCAGCTGGGTATAATATGATTAGGAAATATTATGAAGATCATCCTTATTCCACGAAGCTGTCCTTTACCATTCCTGCCGAAAAATATAGACAATAA
- a CDS encoding ABC transporter ATP-binding protein, with product MSTKKPHLKEAPLLEVKNLETAFEIDGSDYNAVENVSFQVKPRRIVGVVGESGCGKSVMSLSIMQLLPKGIGKIKSGEIIFDGIHLEKMSESQINKIRGKDVSMIFQEPMTSLNPVFTIGYQLQEVLFNHFKISKREARQKAIALLKSVGISRPEKIVDEYPHQLSGGMRQRVMIAIAIACQPKLLIADEPTTALDVTVQAQILELLKGIQEVNDMSVILITHDLGVVAEMCDEVIVMYAGKIVERTDVDTLFHNSKHPYTTLLLGAIPKMDGTDERLSSIQGIVPSLTNMPKVGCRFAHRCPKAMPDCTTITPLLRDVEQGHEVACLLFETSRPREGVR from the coding sequence ATGAGCACTAAAAAGCCACATCTCAAAGAGGCGCCGCTTCTCGAGGTGAAGAATTTAGAGACAGCCTTTGAAATTGATGGGTCCGATTACAATGCGGTAGAAAATGTTTCCTTTCAGGTAAAGCCAAGGCGAATTGTTGGAGTTGTAGGGGAATCCGGCTGTGGTAAATCTGTTATGAGTCTTTCAATTATGCAGCTACTTCCAAAAGGAATTGGAAAGATCAAATCTGGTGAAATCATTTTTGATGGAATTCATCTAGAGAAAATGTCCGAATCTCAAATTAATAAGATCCGCGGGAAGGATGTTTCAATGATCTTCCAAGAACCAATGACCTCGCTCAATCCAGTATTCACCATTGGCTATCAATTGCAGGAAGTTCTTTTTAACCATTTTAAGATATCTAAACGCGAAGCACGGCAAAAAGCAATTGCCTTGTTAAAGAGTGTGGGGATTTCCCGGCCTGAGAAAATTGTTGATGAATATCCGCATCAATTGTCTGGAGGAATGAGACAAAGGGTTATGATTGCGATTGCCATCGCCTGCCAGCCTAAATTATTAATCGCAGACGAGCCCACTACTGCCCTGGATGTAACAGTTCAGGCACAAATCTTGGAGCTTTTAAAAGGAATTCAAGAGGTAAATGATATGTCTGTTATTCTCATTACACATGATTTAGGAGTAGTAGCGGAAATGTGTGATGAGGTTATCGTAATGTACGCAGGGAAAATTGTGGAACGAACAGATGTTGATACATTATTCCATAATTCAAAACATCCATATACAACCTTACTATTGGGGGCAATCCCGAAAATGGATGGAACCGATGAGCGCTTAAGCTCCATCCAAGGGATTGTTCCATCGCTAACGAATATGCCGAAGGTGGGCTGCCGATTCGCTCATCGATGTCCAAAGGCAATGCCTGACTGCACAACCATTACCCCGCTGCTCCGAGATGTCGAACAGGGACATGAGGTTGCCTGTTTACTCTTTGAAACAAGTAGGCCAAGAGAAGGGGTGAGGTAA
- a CDS encoding dipeptide ABC transporter ATP-binding protein, which produces MSSVSVHNKDSAFIDSDNLLEIHNLKTYYPVKGGFFKRTVGNVKAVDNITFEIKRGETLGLVGESGCGKSTAGRTILRLLKPTEGSILFDGRDITRIHGKFLREIRKDMQMVFQDPYASLNPMQMVGDIIAEPIYNFTNKSKKELKKEVMDLLDKVGLPPDAYYKYAHEFSGGQRQRIGIARSLALRPKLIIADEPVSALDVSVQSQVLNLLKDLQEEFKLTFLFIAHDLSVVKHMSDRIGVMYLGNMVEIADKNLLYAEPLHPYTQALISAIPSPDPRVKKERIILKGDVPSPINPPSGCPFHPRCPVAMEECSKHKPVLKEVKPSHRVACHLYS; this is translated from the coding sequence ATGAGTTCCGTTTCAGTACATAATAAAGATAGCGCTTTCATTGACTCTGATAATCTTTTAGAGATTCATAATCTTAAAACCTATTACCCTGTTAAAGGTGGTTTTTTTAAACGTACCGTCGGAAATGTAAAAGCTGTTGATAATATCACTTTTGAGATTAAAAGAGGGGAAACACTTGGACTAGTTGGTGAATCCGGCTGCGGCAAATCAACTGCAGGAAGGACTATTTTACGCTTACTGAAACCTACTGAAGGAAGCATCCTTTTTGATGGAAGGGATATTACGAGAATTCACGGTAAATTCTTGCGTGAGATTCGGAAGGACATGCAAATGGTTTTCCAGGATCCATACGCGTCCTTAAATCCGATGCAAATGGTAGGCGACATCATTGCCGAACCAATTTATAACTTTACAAACAAAAGTAAAAAGGAATTAAAAAAGGAAGTTATGGATTTACTAGATAAAGTTGGTCTGCCACCAGATGCTTATTATAAGTATGCCCATGAATTTTCCGGCGGTCAGCGACAAAGAATTGGTATTGCCAGATCCCTTGCACTTAGACCGAAATTAATCATTGCTGATGAACCAGTATCTGCTCTTGATGTTTCTGTACAATCCCAAGTCCTGAATCTTTTAAAAGATCTACAGGAAGAATTTAAATTAACTTTCCTCTTTATCGCACATGATTTAAGTGTGGTAAAACATATGAGTGATCGAATAGGTGTAATGTACTTGGGCAATATGGTAGAGATTGCGGATAAGAATCTCCTTTATGCAGAACCTCTCCACCCATACACACAGGCATTAATATCGGCGATCCCATCTCCAGATCCAAGGGTCAAGAAGGAAAGAATAATCTTAAAAGGAGATGTGCCCAGTCCAATAAATCCTCCATCCGGATGTCCATTTCATCCGCGCTGCCCGGTGGCTATGGAAGAATGTTCAAAGCATAAACCGGTATTAAAGGAAGTTAAGCCCTCACACCGAGTCGCTTGCCACCTTTATTCATAA
- the opp4A gene encoding oligopeptide ABC transporter substrate-binding protein, producing the protein MRKRSMLMLAALMLVLSAFLAACSGGEKAGTKETDKEGSDSGETAGKPQDGGTLVYALDSSPKGIFNWAFYDDAVDAQVLDLFDESLITYDEHLKAEPNIASWKTTDNKVFDFEFKKGVKWHNGEELSVKDWEFALYTLADKDYENSRFENVKTIEGAQDYHDGKADKISGIKVIDDYNIQITFDKARVNNLENVWSYPLSRKEFEGIAVKDMPAAEQVRTKPVGLGPYKVTKVVPGESVEMERFDDYFGGKPHIEKIVVKVIDPSLSVGELKNGTLDMTAFHPSIIDQVKALDNVNVITYPGLSYYYVGFRLGTWDGEKNIMNEPKYQNLKLRQAMYYAINREEWVKAFFFGVGKPVNRPVPTNHWIAADNKDLEQFEYNPKKAKELLDEAGYKDVNGDGFREDPNGKEFVVNFSHYATQNPTFEQRAKAMTQYWEAVGLKTKLNMVDFNLYYDMLDKADKSMEVYFAGWSTGTDPDPTGLWSSKALWNHPRWVNEESDKLLDQALDLSIVGTDANKRKDLYVQWQKLFMKDLPGLPIAELEETMAVSKRVQGAKFDVSGMNRPNEWWIKQ; encoded by the coding sequence ATGAGAAAACGAAGTATGCTTATGTTAGCTGCATTAATGCTGGTGCTGTCAGCATTCTTAGCGGCGTGCAGCGGCGGAGAAAAAGCAGGTACAAAGGAAACAGACAAGGAAGGCTCTGATAGTGGTGAAACAGCAGGTAAGCCGCAGGATGGTGGTACATTAGTATATGCACTTGACTCATCTCCGAAAGGGATCTTCAACTGGGCATTCTACGATGATGCAGTCGATGCTCAAGTACTTGATCTTTTCGATGAAAGCTTAATTACTTATGATGAGCACTTAAAGGCAGAACCAAATATTGCCTCATGGAAAACTACCGACAATAAGGTGTTCGACTTTGAATTTAAAAAAGGCGTGAAATGGCATAATGGTGAGGAGTTATCAGTGAAAGACTGGGAATTCGCACTTTACACACTTGCTGATAAAGATTATGAAAATTCTCGCTTTGAGAATGTAAAAACAATTGAAGGTGCGCAAGATTACCATGACGGAAAGGCGGATAAAATCTCAGGAATTAAAGTAATTGATGATTACAATATCCAAATTACTTTTGATAAGGCCCGGGTAAATAATTTGGAAAATGTTTGGTCATATCCATTGTCTCGTAAGGAATTTGAAGGTATTGCCGTAAAAGACATGCCTGCAGCTGAACAAGTTCGTACGAAGCCAGTCGGATTAGGACCATACAAGGTCACAAAGGTGGTTCCAGGTGAATCCGTAGAAATGGAACGTTTTGACGATTACTTTGGAGGAAAGCCACATATTGAGAAGATTGTTGTGAAAGTAATCGATCCATCTCTTTCTGTTGGAGAACTTAAAAATGGCACACTTGATATGACTGCATTCCATCCAAGTATTATTGATCAAGTAAAAGCACTTGATAATGTAAATGTAATCACATACCCAGGATTAAGCTACTATTATGTCGGTTTCCGCTTAGGTACATGGGATGGCGAGAAAAATATCATGAATGAGCCAAAATATCAAAACTTAAAACTTCGCCAAGCTATGTATTACGCGATAAACCGTGAAGAATGGGTTAAGGCGTTCTTCTTCGGGGTTGGTAAACCGGTAAACCGTCCAGTTCCTACAAATCACTGGATTGCCGCGGATAATAAAGACCTAGAGCAATTCGAATATAATCCGAAGAAAGCAAAAGAATTGTTAGATGAAGCAGGCTATAAAGATGTTAACGGCGATGGATTCCGTGAGGATCCAAATGGTAAGGAATTTGTTGTAAACTTCAGTCACTATGCAACACAAAACCCGACATTTGAACAACGGGCAAAAGCAATGACTCAATATTGGGAAGCAGTAGGTTTAAAAACAAAACTTAATATGGTAGATTTTAACCTTTACTATGACATGCTTGACAAGGCAGATAAATCAATGGAAGTATATTTTGCTGGTTGGTCAACAGGTACGGATCCGGATCCTACTGGACTTTGGAGTTCAAAAGCACTTTGGAACCATCCGCGCTGGGTGAATGAAGAGAGCGATAAATTATTAGATCAGGCACTTGATCTAAGTATTGTTGGTACTGATGCTAATAAACGTAAAGATCTATATGTACAATGGCAGAAGCTATTCATGAAGGATCTTCCTGGACTACCAATTGCAGAACTTGAAGAAACAATGGCGGTTAGCAAACGGGTTCAAGGTGCTAAATTTGACGTATCAGGGATGAATCGTCCAAATGAATGGTGGATCAAGCAATAA
- the opp4B gene encoding oligopeptide ABC transporter permease translates to MLKYAFRRILGMIPMLFLISIVVFTLAKLMPGDSLGGEIDPTNTNPQYIAEMREKLGYNDPMPQQYIRWISKFVQGDFGKSTRFKIPAADVISERIPNTLLLGFTSILITYILAFIMGTYAGRKPYTIGDNLIGGINYLGLSIPSFIAGVFAIFFFSFTLGWFPSNGSVDIGVTEGTLEYWFSRLHHVFLPALVLGLLSTASYTQFLRNDIIENSRKDFVRTARAKGTPERKIYNVHMLRNSIIPLITFLGFDLVAIISGAIITETIFTYPGLGQLFLQSVGTRDYSVLMTLTMLFSFLTLIGNLVADILYGVVDPRIRLD, encoded by the coding sequence ATGCTAAAGTATGCATTTCGAAGAATATTGGGCATGATTCCGATGTTATTTCTTATATCTATAGTAGTCTTTACCTTGGCAAAATTAATGCCTGGAGATTCACTAGGCGGTGAAATTGACCCAACAAACACAAATCCGCAATATATTGCCGAAATGAGGGAGAAATTGGGCTATAATGACCCGATGCCACAGCAATATATACGCTGGATTAGTAAGTTTGTCCAAGGCGATTTTGGTAAATCAACCCGCTTTAAAATTCCAGCCGCAGATGTGATTAGCGAACGAATACCAAATACTCTATTACTTGGTTTTACCTCTATATTAATCACGTATATCCTAGCCTTTATTATGGGGACATACGCTGGAAGAAAACCTTATACTATTGGCGATAATCTAATAGGAGGAATAAATTATTTAGGGTTATCTATTCCTTCCTTTATTGCAGGGGTATTTGCCATCTTCTTTTTTTCTTTTACGTTGGGATGGTTCCCATCAAATGGTTCAGTTGATATAGGTGTTACAGAGGGGACGCTTGAATATTGGTTTAGTCGCCTGCACCACGTATTCTTACCCGCTTTAGTCCTAGGATTATTAAGTACAGCAAGTTATACACAATTCTTACGCAACGATATTATTGAAAATAGCAGGAAAGATTTTGTTCGCACTGCGCGTGCTAAAGGGACACCAGAAAGAAAAATTTACAATGTTCATATGTTGAGAAATTCAATTATTCCACTTATAACATTTTTAGGGTTTGATTTAGTTGCCATTATCAGTGGTGCAATTATCACCGAAACAATTTTTACTTATCCAGGTCTTGGACAACTATTCTTGCAATCTGTAGGAACCAGAGATTATTCGGTATTAATGACGTTGACAATGTTATTCTCCTTCTTAACACTAATCGGTAACCTGGTTGCTGATATATTATACGGTGTGGTTGATCCGAGAATTAGGCTAGATTAG
- the opp4C gene encoding oligopeptide ABC transporter permease has protein sequence MEIITQKETKRSTVPPKKSLSPWAIARKKFLKNKLALISLIFLIIVAVVSFLAPYITTADVTRINIGQMSLEPSSKHWLGTDKAGRDVFTRLLYGGRISLLVGMSCTLFVIILGTLIGSISGYFGGAVDSLLMRFTDFILNFPFLVFVIVLNAILFGKVNGLWVLIGTISILSWGGIARIVRSKILAEKENEYITAAISIGCTPAKIIVKHLLPNILSTIIVQATITFATMIVAETGLSFLGFGVPQEIPSWGNMLNSANEPDVLQFKLWIWIPPALIITITILSINFIGEGLKDAFNPKSRR, from the coding sequence ATGGAAATTATAACTCAGAAAGAAACCAAAAGAAGTACAGTACCCCCGAAGAAAAGTTTATCACCATGGGCAATTGCCCGTAAAAAGTTTCTGAAAAATAAATTAGCCTTGATAAGCCTCATCTTTTTAATTATTGTGGCAGTTGTATCCTTTCTTGCGCCGTATATTACGACCGCTGATGTGACCAGAATTAATATTGGTCAAATGTCATTAGAGCCATCCAGCAAGCATTGGCTAGGGACGGATAAGGCAGGCCGCGATGTATTTACAAGATTACTGTATGGCGGTCGAATCTCATTGCTAGTTGGAATGAGTTGTACATTATTTGTTATTATTCTTGGTACTTTAATCGGCTCCATTTCCGGTTATTTTGGTGGTGCAGTTGATAGCTTATTAATGAGATTTACTGACTTTATCTTAAATTTTCCTTTTCTGGTATTTGTCATTGTTCTAAATGCCATTCTTTTCGGAAAGGTAAATGGATTATGGGTTTTAATTGGAACCATTAGTATTCTGAGCTGGGGTGGGATCGCCCGGATTGTACGAAGTAAAATCCTTGCTGAGAAAGAAAATGAATATATAACTGCGGCGATTTCGATAGGGTGTACGCCAGCAAAAATAATTGTTAAACACCTACTTCCGAATATTTTATCCACGATTATCGTTCAAGCAACCATCACATTTGCCACGATGATTGTTGCTGAAACAGGTCTAAGTTTTTTAGGCTTTGGTGTACCGCAAGAAATTCCAAGTTGGGGGAATATGTTGAATTCAGCAAATGAGCCGGATGTGCTCCAATTTAAACTTTGGATTTGGATTCCTCCAGCATTAATTATTACAATTACCATTTTATCGATTAATTTTATTGGTGAAGGGTTAAAAGATGCTTTTAATCCGAAATCAAGAAGGTGA
- a CDS encoding YjbA family protein produces the protein MLYLHDVWVNWFEGEENGYNVCHFHEWRKDDGVELLDQAPLIKVESILFNYIENDLSELPQQLLDDIYQKAYLRKNHERVQLDYCFVVTDGVGILAIDTIGYTIPIRKSRLIPRQEQLVYEMISQHEAKQYHFYGQPQTKDFHILSPEPELMRGLTRKERQLKQLLFMALDQLLSSNNEAEVRYWYTEWCPEQYSTIQELNFEAAWEQLFEETKYGWTKRHETFCENLIKGQPFFEKLWEMEHGPKVN, from the coding sequence ATGTTGTATCTTCATGATGTTTGGGTAAATTGGTTTGAAGGTGAAGAAAACGGCTATAATGTCTGTCACTTTCATGAATGGCGCAAGGATGACGGTGTGGAGCTGTTAGATCAGGCACCACTAATAAAAGTCGAGTCAATTCTTTTTAATTATATTGAAAATGATTTGTCGGAACTGCCGCAACAGCTCTTGGATGATATTTACCAGAAGGCCTATTTGAGGAAGAACCATGAACGGGTTCAGCTAGACTATTGCTTTGTTGTAACTGATGGGGTAGGGATATTAGCCATAGATACAATTGGCTATACGATTCCGATTCGAAAAAGCAGATTAATACCAAGGCAAGAACAACTTGTTTATGAAATGATTAGTCAACATGAAGCAAAGCAATATCATTTTTATGGGCAGCCTCAAACAAAGGACTTCCATATTTTATCACCTGAGCCAGAATTGATGAGGGGCCTAACTAGAAAAGAAAGACAACTTAAACAGCTATTATTTATGGCTCTTGATCAATTATTATCATCCAATAACGAGGCAGAGGTACGCTATTGGTATACGGAATGGTGTCCGGAGCAATATTCCACCATTCAAGAATTGAATTTTGAAGCTGCTTGGGAACAGTTATTTGAAGAAACAAAGTATGGCTGGACAAAGCGCCATGAAACATTTTGTGAAAATCTAATTAAAGGACAGCCGTTTTTTGAAAAACTATGGGAAATGGAGCACGGTCCTAAGGTAAACTAA